Below is a genomic region from Planctomycetia bacterium.
AAACCGTTGGCACCACCGACCCCTCACTCACGTTCCGACGTGAGTGAGGGGGTGGTAATAAGCTTCTCTTCCAGTGACATTCACAGAGCTGTGTTTAGTCGGGTCTAATTCACTATCACATCGCTGGATATAAAGCACCGTCTGGAGAGGACAGCGGCGAAAGTAGGAATGCACCGATGTGGACGTCGACTGGCATGCCGTGCGGCCGGATCTGGGCTGTCGAAGCGGTTCGTCTTGCCGCAAGAGTAAACAGTGCTGGACAAAAGACGTTGTCCGGCGCTATGGATGGAGTTTCGCAAAACTCACCGGGTCGCGTAATTCCGTCAGGTGCCGACTGAGCAATGCCACACTCCGTTTTCCAGGCACTTGCCCGATGGATCGACCAGATGGTTGGTGAACCCGAAGCAAGCTGAAATCGCAAACGAGCGGTTGGCACAGTGAAGAACCGCTTGAGATACCAATGGAGAAAGATGACCGACATAACGAACGTGCTGGCTACGGTCGAAAGGCCAGAACCGGCAGACCTACCGACACTCATTCGGGATGCCGGTGGGGCAGCTCGATTCGCGTTCGAAGAGTTTTTTTACGGACAGATCCGTAATCCCTCCACGCGGAAAGCGTATCTGCACACCATTCGCTTGTTCTCCGATTGGAGCGGCTTACGCGGCTTGGATTTGGTCCGCGTGACACCGGCCGATGTCGGACGATTTCTCGATTCTCTGCCGGTTGCCTTACCCACTCGAAAACTGCACCTGGCGGCGCTGCGGCGGTTCTTTGATGGGCTCGTCATGCGGCATGTCCTGATCCTGAATCCGGCGTTGTCGGTGCGCAGCGAGCGATATCAAGTCATCGAAGGCAAGACGCCGGAGATTACTGTCGAGCATGCGCGGCGATTGCTGAAGAGCATCGCGGCGTCCCACGATGTTGGCCGCCGTGACTTCGCCGTGATCGGCATTTTGATCTACACGGCCGCCCGCGTCGGGGCAGTCGCCAAGTTGCGGCGGCGCGATTTCTACGAAGTCGGCGACCAATTCTGTCTGCGGTTTCACGAGAAAGGCGGCAAGGTCCGGGAGATTCCCGTGCGCCATGACCTGCAACTGTCGCTGAATGAGTATTTGGATCGGAGCGGTCTGCGGTACGCCGATCCAGCATCGCCGTTGTTTCGGACCGCGATCCGTCGAACCAAACGCCTCACAAACAATACCATGACTGCGGACGATATGACGCGCATGGTCAAACGCAGGTTGCGTGATGCGGGATTGTCTTCACGTTTGTCGCCCCATTCCTTTCGCGTGACGACTATCACCGACCTCTTGGAACAAGGCGTTCCGTTGGAAGACGTGCAGTATCTGGCTGGCCACGCCGATCCACGAACGACGCGACTTTATGACCGCCGCAAGCGTCGTGTCACTCGAAACATCGTCGAGCGAATCTCGGTGTAGAACCGCTTCCGTTGCACTCGGGGCGCTGCCCCGAACCCCGGGATTTTGGGAGGCATAGCTCGCATCAAAGTGACGGGTGAGAAATGTTTGAAATGTGTGCGGTCGAAGGGGAGCGCCCGACCGCCTGGCGGAACCTTGTGCGTGGCTGGTTAACTGCCTGCATAAAAACTGGGCGGCGCGACCGGTGGCGATGAAGCCTGATCGCGCCGCCCCTTTCACGTCTCTTCGACGCTTCGACGAGGTTATCCCTGGCAGGTTGCGTCCCCGCAGTGGCCTGCGTCCGTTTCACCTCGCGCCCGCACTTTGCCACAACATGACACGGAACTCAATTCGCGACGTTCAAGCACTTTATCAGCGTTGCCGATGCCACCAAGTCGTGAACATCAACGCTCCGCAGACGATGGCTGCCCGTTCTGGAAACAGCAGACACAAAGCAGCGATGACCATATACAGCGCGGGCATGGCCGAAAGGCTGCCATGACTCCCAAACGAGGTCACCTTGACGCAATTCTCATTTTGCATTTCCCGCCTGGCTATGGTACGGATCAGGCATGCTAAAAGCGTTTGTCGGAATCGTCAGTCAACAGGGAATCGAAGTCTTCTGCCCGGAAGACCCTGCCACCGTGCGTTTTCTGTGGCGTCGCGTCCAACGCGAGCGCGGACGCACGGCTTGCTTCTGGAGCGTCATCCCCAGCGAAGCCGTGGAACTCATCGAGTCAACGCTTAACCTTGGCCTGGCGCACGAAGCGCTCGATCACCTTCAGCAACTGGCCTGCGACTACGGAATTCTTGTCCCGCACCACGAAGAGACCTCACCCCAACACGCCGCAGGCCACCGGGGATAACCACTCGAAATAACCGGCGACATTTCCGGTTGTGTCCTGTCTCCGGCCAAAACGTGACATTTCCCCAACTGTGTGGTACGGAATTCACTCGACGTCAGGCCGCTCTTTGCTGTGTTCCATCCGAGTAGTCATACAACCGTCACTCGATTGATGCTGTCGATAGCTGCATCAACCGAGAGGGCGGTGGTGCCCCAAGGTTTTTGTCGGTTAATTCCTTCGTAGCCTGGCCGCTTTGCCCGCAGCCACTTTCGTCTCAGACGGGCCAAAGTCTTGTCGTTCACCAGCCGGGTGCCGGTGAACGCTGTGGCTTTGGCACCCGAAATCTCGTTTTATCGAGGAGACGTATGATGGCAAGTTTAACCCGAGCCAACCGCGAGCTGTATCGACGCGGTCCTGACGAGTCTTTCCAGACTCTGAAGGAACTGCACGACCACTGTCGGCAAGAGCGGCAGTACTCCGCCGACTTATGGCAGTTGCCGCAAACTCTGCTGCCGATGGTCAGTGACGGAGAATTGTCCGTGACACTGGAGAAAGGTGAATCGGTTGGTCTGAATGATTGGTCGTTCAGCCAGATGTGTCGCCTATCCGGCATCAGCAAGGAAACGATCAATCGCTTCCATCCCGAGACGGCAACGCTCGCTTTCCGCGATACGCTGCCTCAAGCCGAAAAGCCCGTGCAATTGTTGACGACGGGCAAAACGGTGCGGTCGGTTCACGGCGTGTCGTACACGCGACTGTGGAACTCCGAACTGATTGAGACGATTCGCGACGTGGCGACGGACTTTCAGCCGCCACAAACCGCCTACAACTGCGGGACCGGGTTGTATTGCGGCGAGCAGGACATGTTCTGCTTTCTCATCGACCCGACTGGCTGGATCGACATCGACGGTGAATCGTTTGCGCCGGGTTTCTTTGTCTGGAACTCGGAAGTTGGCCGCCGCTCGCTCGGCATGCAATCGTTCTGGTTCCAGCGCGTCTGTCAGAACCACATTGTGTGGGACGCGGTACAAGTCGTTGAGTTTTCGCGAAAGCACACGGCCAATGTCCGTGACGGCTTGCAGGAAATTCGTCGGCACATCGAAGCCCTGGTCGCCAAGCGGGACTCCCGCCGCGACAAGTTCGCGGAGGTGCTCAAGAAGGCGATGCACACGCGGCTCGGCTCAGATTCCGAAGAGGTCGCCAAGGAACTCGGTAAGCACGGAATCCCGCAGCACTACATCAAGGATGCGATGGAGATCGCGCGAGCCCAGGGCGGGTTCACGATCTTCGCTTTGGTGGATGCCCTGACGCGGCTCACGCAGCGTGTCACGTTCGCCGCCGACCGAGCTGAAGCCGACTACAAAGTGGCTCAGCTTCTGTCGCTGGCCCTCGCGGCGTAAGGCGGTGCCCTATGGACCCGCAAGCCGCTTGGAATCAATTGCAGGAAGCCTATCGCGTCCGCGATTGGGAGACCGTCCGCGAACTGGCGCAGTCGTTGCTTGACTGGCTGGAACGCGGCGGCTTCCCACCCGTGACACCGGAGGCCCAACCGGACGACACGGTTCGACAACGAGCAATCGTCACCCGGTTCTGCCGTTCCGCGCTGCAACAGATGGTCGAATCGTAGTCGCCACTGCGCGAATGCTTTCGACCACAGCTCTGAATTGGCCTCGACGTTCGAGGTCATTGGTTTCTCGACCTGTTTCATTCAACGAAGGAGACTTTCGGATGGCAACCGCCACGAAATCAAAACCCAAAGAAGCGAAGAACCGCCCGGTTCACGAAATCCGCTTCGGCCGCATCCGTGCTGCCATTTGGCAAAACGAGACGGAAAGCGGGATGCGTCACAATGTGACCATCTCCCGGCTCTACAAGGACGGCGACGACTGGAAGGATTCGACGAGCTTCGGACGCGATGATTTGCCACTGGTAGCCAAGGTCTGTGACCAGGCTCACTCGTGGATCTTCGAGCAGTCGTCCAACGGCTCGAACGGAAACGGCCACGGCGAAAATGGCGAACACAGCGGCGAAGAACGCTTCTAACGCTGCTGACTTGCTTGAAATTCGTAGCCATCATCAAGAAAGGATTTGGAGAGCGGCACCACCCGCCACTCTCCTCTTGCGCTGATTGGCCCTTCCTGCCTGCGAATCCGCCCCACGAAACTGAACATCACAATCTCTGTGAAACTCGTGCCCCTGAAATTCTTGCGTCTT
It encodes:
- a CDS encoding tyrosine-type recombinase/integrase, with product MTDITNVLATVERPEPADLPTLIRDAGGAARFAFEEFFYGQIRNPSTRKAYLHTIRLFSDWSGLRGLDLVRVTPADVGRFLDSLPVALPTRKLHLAALRRFFDGLVMRHVLILNPALSVRSERYQVIEGKTPEITVEHARRLLKSIAASHDVGRRDFAVIGILIYTAARVGAVAKLRRRDFYEVGDQFCLRFHEKGGKVREIPVRHDLQLSLNEYLDRSGLRYADPASPLFRTAIRRTKRLTNNTMTADDMTRMVKRRLRDAGLSSRLSPHSFRVTTITDLLEQGVPLEDVQYLAGHADPRTTRLYDRRKRRVTRNIVERISV
- a CDS encoding DUF932 domain-containing protein is translated as MASLTRANRELYRRGPDESFQTLKELHDHCRQERQYSADLWQLPQTLLPMVSDGELSVTLEKGESVGLNDWSFSQMCRLSGISKETINRFHPETATLAFRDTLPQAEKPVQLLTTGKTVRSVHGVSYTRLWNSELIETIRDVATDFQPPQTAYNCGTGLYCGEQDMFCFLIDPTGWIDIDGESFAPGFFVWNSEVGRRSLGMQSFWFQRVCQNHIVWDAVQVVEFSRKHTANVRDGLQEIRRHIEALVAKRDSRRDKFAEVLKKAMHTRLGSDSEEVAKELGKHGIPQHYIKDAMEIARAQGGFTIFALVDALTRLTQRVTFAADRAEADYKVAQLLSLALAA